The genomic interval TTATATCATATATAGTATAATCATACAAATAAAAGTTGTAACATATGAAGAGTTacaaatctaaaaataaattgtaactTAAGGATCAAATGTAATTAAGTGAGTTATTACATATGGAAGTTATGGAATCAATGAGATAAGTTTCTAGCTGTTAGAAACTGTTACAATACtcaattatatcatttaaatgaGTATTGGGATGTTGGAGGAAGATTTAACTCGGAGagaagttacaaaaattcaattttgaGTTTTCTGAAAACAGTTGTTTAATGGTTGTctttatgttgttttatggtTGTTTTACGAAAACCTAGAACCAATTTTTGAAAACGTCCATAAACGTACATGAATTGATTGAGCATGTTTATAGCTCTCTTGTTCAACGTTTTTATCCTATTAAATACCAATTAATGTGCTGGTAACATCCATGTGGTGAAGACACTTTGATTTTTATATGTGATcctcaaaacactataaatagagaTCTTGGGTTCACTTTGGGAGAGAACTAGTTTCTATCAAGagagcacattgctagaaacactataggcttgataaatccaaaaagctattttcattttttttttccctaagtgcttgtggtaggggaaataagcttttggacaaaggtgtaagacCTTGTTCAAGTTTTGTGATTCTCCTATTATACACTTGTGGTGTATGTGGTGTTGAAATTGCTCTCAcatctcttttatatatatgctatttatatattatgtttcaTGTGTAGCTTATTGCTTTGAGCTGTAATCCCTCTCTTCATCTTTATTCTCTATTTTATGtgtattttgtttagtgttgtaacattatttaatttctgattcagtcatttatattatttgtcaTTGAGTTGTAATCTTAttagtttgatatttttattggAGCACAACATTTTCTAACATATAGACCTTAAAGGAATGTTGCCTTCATTTTTCTATACTCTGGTCTAACTCTACACTTGAGCAGTCATCACAATTTTGTGGTATATTTGGAATGAAAGAAACAGAGAACAGCATGGTAATAAAACCAAGCCTCATGATATGGTCTTATATTTTGCTTTGTCATACTTGGAGGAATTTCAATCTCCCCAGCAGTCGAAGGCTTCAACTAACTCGACTTCTCCTTCACGGTCTACTAATAAATCTGAGCCCCCGTGGCTCAATCCTCCTTCGGGCAAGCTCAAATTAAATACTGATGCGGCAGTAAACAAGACCACGCAAATTACCGGTTGTGGAGCTGTGTTAAGGAACTCTAATGGAGACATTGTTGCTGCTTATTCTAAGTCAATACCGGGTGTTTTTAGGCCAGAAATAATGGAAGCTTTGGCTTTAATGAATGCATTAAAATTGCTGATTGATAATCAGTTGACTGCTCACATCTTAGAGACGGATTCTCTTTTAGTGGTTAATGGATTACACTCATCTATCGCTTCAGTTTCTGATTTCCATTGTCTGTTATCAGAGTCTCCAATTTCCCAGGAGTGCAGATTTCTCATGTGTATAGATTTGCGAATACGGCTGCTCATTTGTTAGTGAAGTATGCTATTTCGGTGGATTCTGTTTGTATTTGGTTGGAGGAAATCCCTCCCCCGTTAAATGCTTATTGTATTATGGatgattaatttaatataattggcattttcatttaaaaaaaacttaaattttattcattggaaaaaaaaaatcacatttttttaataataatatattgttttttattttgaaaaatatatatatatttttttaaaggtaTTAATGTTAATATTAGTATCTAATAAAATTGctcaaatattaataaattgatatatttgatatttttatatttatggaagtttttacaatatctttagaAAAATTCCGAGATGACAAATTTTTACCGTTTAAGACCTAATTCCGTGTttttagaaagaaaagaaaaaaaaagacccAATTCCAAGTATTTGATTTGCCACCTTACTTGATCCATTCTTGCTATTTGACGACTTTCAACAAtactttttttgtttgtttttttgcagtcttttttttctttcttaatgaTATAATATGTTTTCCCACTTGAAATAAACATGCCAAATATGTAGTTTTTTATTCCAACTATGAATAATAACAATGAGGTCTGAACTTAGCCGAGTGGGTTCTCTCCTATTGGGACCACTGGTTCGCTATGTTTCGGATTGTTAACTCTTTCTTACGTCACACCCCTTGTATTTGACCTTTGACCCCATTCTTACGGTCTCTTACCACGAGGGccccaaaaacaaaaatttgtaAGGAAAAAATTACAGCGATTTATTCCTTAATCAATGGCAACTTGTACGTAATGAAATTCagctttctaatttttaatttcctTTTTACTTTTATCGTGTGAAGGATTGaccttattatttataatattaagacataacaaaatgattaaaaatgatttattaaaaataaaatcaattagtGCAACTTGGCGCTCGCTAATAAAGAAACGTTCTTCACAGTATTCAATATTCTTTCTTCGTTGCAATTgcattaatttttgtaaaaacaaCTATTTTTTCTGGCTGCTCTTTCAAAAGTTGTCTGTGGAGTGGATCCCATAACAACGAACCAATCAACCCAATACATGCGCGTGTAGTTATATAGATAAGTACAAAGGCTTCTTAAGGAGGGAGTTCGAACTTTGGTATCGAAGAAAGTAAAGATTTTTCTAAACTAAAAGCCAATAACAATGAACTGGGTATTCTTCTTCTCTGTGAGTGTGAGTCTATGGCTTCTTTTGGTGGATGTAGCTATGGCAGCGACTGCAGATGCTTACGAGAGAACACTTGATCAGACACCCACATGGGCTGTTGCCGGCGTTTGCGCCGTTATCATTATCATATCAATAGGCTTGGAAAAAGTTCTTCATAAGCTTGGAACGGTTTGTACACTTGAATTTTCTCTGTTTCTTTTACTTCTCTTATGTTTTGTAGTTGTAGTTgtagtttgtttatttattatgttactaGAAAACCCAagaattaattttgttttctatgtagaaacccagaaaaagttGGAGTTTTGTGTAGTGAAGGTGATTTTCCTTGATTATAACATGCGAAGTTGCTCGGGTTTTCATTTGTTTGTGTTAATGTGTCTAGATAGGGTCAACGGATGTCGTTTACTAAATGCTTCTTAGCGTTTAGTTAATAGAACAAAATGTTCAACCTTTGATTACAACGTTTCTCACTGGATAATCTGGAACTGATTTTAGCtgactttttcttttcctctcgATTTGTTGTTTAAATGAATAATCTTTGCACAAATTCCcccctttatttatttatttttattttttatgagtaCAAACTTGAAGAGTTGACTTGAGAATTATACCTTAGTTGGTGGTTGGTTAAATGATTTGTTAAGATGAGAATGTCATTCTCTGAAGTTCTTCTGGTTTACTTTGTTCTTAACCATGGTGAATTTCATTGCAGTGGTTTACAGATAGGCACAAAAGAGCACTATTTGAAGCCCTTGAGAAGGTTAAAGCTGGTAATATAATCTGTTATTCAATTTACATTATCATGTGAATTGAATGAAATACTCGTGGATGCTTAATTGACTTCTTGATGAACTTATTGCAGAGTTGATGATTCTGGGTTTCATTTCACTTATCCTGACCTTTTTCCAGAGTTACATTGCCAGAATATGTATCCCCATTAATGTAGCGCAGACCATGTTGCCATGTACTCTTAAGGAAGTAGAAAAAACTGATGAAGAAGAACATCGCCGTAGACTTTTATGGTTTGAGCACAGAGTTTTATCTGCTGTTGACGCTATTCCTAAATGCAAAACTGTAAGCAAATCTATTGCTATGCTTGTACTAACATCTGAATTTTATGTATTTCTTAAACAACACAAATTTGTTCATAGTGTTGATGGAATCCTTTGATTTGATATACCCTTTGTAGATTTGTTTTAGGTTGCAGTGCTGATACTGAAAAAGATTACCACTTCCCTACTTATTTTTGCTATTGGCTGAGCTTTGACCCATGGCACTGTGGTTGAATTTTTTACTTTTGAATGTTTCATTCAGGTTTTTCATGCATATTCTATCTAATGAGCGTTGAGTGTACATTCGTACCTATTTTTCTGCGTATGAAAATATCTGTTATTTCCATGGTTTGATaccctattatatatatattttaacaaaCTTAACTCAAATATCAAAGCTATTGATTTTGGTAAAAATTTGGTTTCTATTGCCATATGATTTAACAGCAATAaacttttcttttgactaatctTATTCTGTTAACAGGGATACGAACCACTTATTTCTGTTGAAGGATTGCATCAGTTGCACATCCTCATATTCTTCTTAGCTTGTTTTCATGTGCTATTCAGTGGTATCACAATGTTGCTTGGGAGGCTAAAGGTATGGGTGTTGTATggttcttatttttattttccaatttaaaattatatggcTACCACTAAACATTCAGCACAGTTCAATGATCCTTTTGATGCTTCTTTCCCACACATAAATTTGCATGccaattgttaattattatgttttcttttttaaattttttttaattttatttctaaagATTAAAGAATAATGGTCATGCCTAATTATGTTTGAACAGTTCCATCGACCAATTTGTATATGGTTTGGATTGACTTTTAAGAAGTGTGTGAAAGAGAGGTTTTGACAATATTGTCACTATAGTTGTActcatttctttttatttttttttgtaagtgcGGATGAAgtcttttgttttattttttattctttttttcagTTGCACATCTTTTTCAATCCTTTTCCTATTTTTATTTGTCTTTTCTCTGGAAACACCAAATTTGTCCAAGCTATCAGAATACAACATAATTGACGCCTGATGATTGTTTTGATAAACTAAATGGCTCATTTTCACCAGTAGCTtatgatatatgtattttaGCAAACGAACTACAAATAATTCTATATGCTTGTATCAACTCAACTAAATTATTCATAGCCATACACCCTCACAGTAAATTTGAAATCAACTTTTACTGTGATAAATACCATGCTAATTTGTGTCTGCTGAATCAATTTTTTTGTACCTTTATTTTCATAGATTCGTGGTTGGAAGAAATGGGAGCTGGAAACGTTAACCCATGACTACGAATTTTCAACTGGTATGCCATCCTAAAGTTCAAACTTTTAGGCCCGTTCGTTTTAAATCAATATCTTATATCAGTCATGATGACCAGATTTATGTTTATGAGAAACTAAAAATTTTTGTTGTTTGAAATACAGATCCATCAAGATTCAGACTTACTCATGAGACATCATTTGTCCGAGCACATACCAGCTTCTGGACTAGGACCCCAATCTTTTTCTATATCGTAAGAAATTTTGACTTTCACATCCATTTTTCTTTGGTTGTTGTCTCTTATTGTTCAGTAAGGTCAAAACATGAGATTGAATTCTAACTGCTACTTCTAAACTTTGATCATAAATTTTCAATCTACATCTATATAAGTAACATATGTTACTGGCTATTTTTTAGGGATGCTTCTTTCGACAATTTTTTAAGTCTGTTAGTAAGTCGGACTACTTGACATTACGCAACGGATTTATCTCGGTGAGTTTTGGTTGcaaatttatcttatttttgttGATTCCTGTATTCTATTAAGTCTAACAAGATTACATCCATAGGTGCATTTGGCTCCTGGAAGTAAATTTGACTTTCAAAAGTATGTCAAGAGATCCTTGGAAGATGACTTTAAGTTAGTTGTTGGAGTAAGGTAATATTCTTCTATTTAGTGTTGTGGCTGTTATGTTCTGACTTCAATGTTTGCTATGATCATTCTGAAATCCATCTGTGTCCTGATTGTTTTGTTCTTCAATATTTTTGGCAGTCCTGTCTTATGGGCGTCATTTGTGATCTTCTTGTTGCTGAACGTTGCAAGTAAGCCACTATTCTCTGGTTATTCATTTGAACTATATGATATTATGCACTTCTGCTTTTAAACTATGAAAAGCTGACTGAAATGCAATAACACTATATTTTTCAGAATGGCAAGCATTATTTTGGGCATCTTTGATCCCTCTTATTGTAAGTAGTGGTTTCTTTTATgttaaattttcaaagcttcTTTGGATTGGTAGAATTTTTAAACATTGATATGATCGCAGATAATCTTAGCTGTTGGAATTGAACTTCAATCCATCTTGACAAAGATGGCTGTCGAAATCACTGAGAGGCACGCTGTAGTCCAAGGAATTCCTCTTGTGCAGGGATCAGATAAATACTTTTGGTTTGGTCGGCCCCAATTGGTCCTTCAGCTAATCCATTTTGCTTTGTTTCAGGTATTGAATTCTCTCTACAGCAGATTCTGTTTTGAACTTATCTTGTAAttatgttgattttttattttttttttggcaaattGTGGAGTTTGTGGTTATCAAATTTGATCCAGGCACAATTTTACTTTTCATGGTTTTGATGTTGAGGTACAACATATTTTAACTCAAGGAGCACTAGGTTCTTTGAGCTCCGAAATTTTGTATTGCTTGGTTCTGGTTATAGTAGTTGATCGAAAACCAACCTTTGGGATCTCTTTGATATTGTATTATTGTTGGGGTTTCGAATATAATGATTAATTTGATTTCGTTAAAATGAATCTTATTATAGTGTTTTAAGTTGGCAGAATTGATGAAATGTGTGTGATGGTAAACAATGTGTGTGGCTTATTGTACAATTAATATTGCACACCAACAACAAGATCACATTTATCAAGACttataaattttggaaaatgtTCATTGTCTTATATTGTCTTTTTAATGGATAATCTTCAATATTCATTGCACCTTATATCAAGAGATCTCATACATTTGAGCAATTTGTGGAGTTTCATGTTtgattttcatttattttcaatacTTGGGGACTGATCCATTTTCTGGTTCATGCAGAATGCTTTTCAAATAACATACTTCCTGTGGATATGGGTATGCACGCTTCACCCATACTTCTTCtgcttataaaatattttatattctatatgatttgtatttttatttgatatctgTATGGTAACTAATCTACTACCCAACCATGAATGACAAAATTTCTGTTTGTGCAGTATTCATATGGATTAAAATCTTGCTTCCATGCTAATTTCAAGCTTGCCATTATGAAAGTTTCTATGGGGTACAGGCTTTTTTCTCTTCTGTTTCCTTAATGAAATATGCGTGTATGGAATGGATATTTGGATACTCCATTGAAAGCAAGAATAATAAGCTATTATGTTTGAAAGAAGAAACGAATTGGCAAGGCAACGAATCATTAAGACATTAATTTATCTATTTTGTTGGTTTTTCAGGGTTGGTGTCCTATGTTTGTGCAGCTACATTACACTTCCACTCTATGCCCTTGTAGCTCAGGTACCTTTCTAATGTGTTCTTATTAGTGTGATCTAAGTAGTAACAAAGCATACTAACATAATAATGGCAAACTCCAGAAAGTGTCTTAATTTGAAATGCTAATTAAGTGTCATTCATGCTTTCGTTATCTTCAATTACTTAGACCAACATGACATTTTTCATCACCAAAAATGCCTTGTCCCATAATTTGTCTTTTTGtttacttttgttttgtttttgattATTGTTGACCAAAATGAATTGTGATTGTTGCAGATGGGTTCAGGAATGAAGAGATCCATCTTTGATGAACAAACATCTAAGGCCCTTAAGCAGTGGCGCATGGCTGTGAAGAAGAAGCATGGAGGAAGATCCCCCAAGTCCCCCAGTGTTACCCTTGGTGCTGGAAGCTCAACTCTATCCAAGGTGCATTCCTCAGGACACACACTGCACCGATTCAAAACCACTGGTCACTCAACTCACTCAATGCCCTATGACGATAATGAGATATCTGATATTGAATCTGATATGATGTCTCCCTCTGCGACAACAAACTTGATTGTAAGAGTCGATCACGAGGACGAAATGGAAATGAATGTACACAGAGAACAGGAAACCAGAAATGAAGATGACTTTTCATTTGTAAAGCCCGCTCCACTGAAGTAATTATAGTGGTAGCTGGCTTGACGTTAACTGCACATAATTTATTGTATTGAATTGTTTTGTGATGCTCATTATATATATGAGCTAAATGCAGTATACTTTGTACATTATCAGTAATAATTCTTTTTCCATAATTGTAATGTCTTCCtaggcttttttattttttatttcttactTAAAAAGTTCCAGTTGGGTATAATT from Cannabis sativa cultivar Pink pepper isolate KNU-18-1 chromosome 4, ASM2916894v1, whole genome shotgun sequence carries:
- the LOC115714309 gene encoding MLO-like protein 8, yielding MNWVFFFSVSVSLWLLLVDVAMAATADAYERTLDQTPTWAVAGVCAVIIIISIGLEKVLHKLGTWFTDRHKRALFEALEKVKAELMILGFISLILTFFQSYIARICIPINVAQTMLPCTLKEVEKTDEEEHRRRLLWFEHRVLSAVDAIPKCKTGYEPLISVEGLHQLHILIFFLACFHVLFSGITMLLGRLKIRGWKKWELETLTHDYEFSTDPSRFRLTHETSFVRAHTSFWTRTPIFFYIGCFFRQFFKSVSKSDYLTLRNGFISVHLAPGSKFDFQKYVKRSLEDDFKLVVGVSPVLWASFVIFLLLNVAKWQALFWASLIPLIIILAVGIELQSILTKMAVEITERHAVVQGIPLVQGSDKYFWFGRPQLVLQLIHFALFQNAFQITYFLWIWYSYGLKSCFHANFKLAIMKVSMGVGVLCLCSYITLPLYALVAQMGSGMKRSIFDEQTSKALKQWRMAVKKKHGGRSPKSPSVTLGAGSSTLSKVHSSGHTLHRFKTTGHSTHSMPYDDNEISDIESDMMSPSATTNLIVRVDHEDEMEMNVHREQETRNEDDFSFVKPAPLK